One genomic window of Candidatus Pseudobacter hemicellulosilyticus includes the following:
- a CDS encoding SH3 domain-containing protein produces the protein MNGYSKKYKGITVLLFSFFALGCIQSGNKEPVMEARAGKERLPDTSDTEVSSAKLIPGSYGEASVAIDENNLVTGFYGYYDAWDEKYQEFTKLCLFYFKGQFRNDSTIRILTAWPTTEQRLTGTLIIKENGINIVLNDIPYGYAAVDFTDKYGYSRALEDKRSWVEIRIVQSKKAPLFSAPDSTRQLNAYLIANDVVKVVARKDKWYEVEYAVPGSSNKPLIAWIPDSLLYDKDPEKW, from the coding sequence ATGAATGGATATAGTAAAAAATATAAGGGTATCACTGTGCTGCTGTTTTCGTTTTTTGCCCTTGGTTGTATCCAGTCCGGGAATAAAGAGCCTGTAATGGAGGCAAGAGCGGGAAAAGAGCGCTTACCTGATACAAGTGATACAGAGGTAAGCTCCGCTAAGCTAATCCCGGGAAGCTATGGAGAAGCGTCTGTGGCCATTGATGAAAACAACCTGGTGACTGGCTTCTATGGGTACTATGATGCCTGGGACGAAAAGTATCAGGAATTTACAAAGCTATGCCTGTTTTACTTTAAGGGGCAATTCAGGAATGATTCAACTATTCGTATTTTGACTGCCTGGCCCACAACTGAGCAAAGATTAACAGGAACGCTAATAATAAAGGAAAATGGTATTAATATTGTGCTTAATGATATACCTTATGGGTATGCCGCAGTAGATTTTACGGATAAATATGGTTATTCCAGGGCGTTGGAGGATAAGCGGTCCTGGGTAGAGATCAGGATCGTGCAATCAAAAAAGGCCCCATTGTTCAGCGCTCCGGATTCAACCAGGCAGCTGAATGCTTATTTGATTGCAAACGATGTGGTAAAGGTGGTTGCCAGAAAGGATAAATGGTATGAAGTGGAATATGCAGTTCCAGGAAGCTCTAATAAGCCGTTGATTGCCTGGATACCTGATTCCCTGCTGTATGATAAAGACCCGGAGAAGTGGTGA
- a CDS encoding nickel-dependent hydrogenase large subunit, with protein MSKRIVVDPVTRIEGHLRIEAEIENGKIKDAFSSGTMVRLLEEILRNRDPRDAWAIVGRVCGVCTPVHSLTSVRCVEDALDIAVPPNAELVRNIMYCSAFMHDHVVHFYHLHAMDWVDVVNALKADPNETSRLAQSISSWPKSSPGYFKDLQTRIKKLVDSGQLGIFTNGYWGHPAYKLPPEVNLIGLAHYLEALEWQKEIVKVQAVFGGKNPHPNYLVGGMACAISIDDVSGLNAERLALVKQLLEDGKKFVEQVYIPDLMAIASFYKDWGSIGGGLGNYLVYGDLPWNGFRDASSFKFPPGAILNKDLSKVYDVNLRDDAEVQEFITNSWYEYKGGKDVGLHPWKGESKIKYTGPMPPFEHLDTDQAYSYLKTPRWKGHAMEVGPLARVLVGYARGREEYKTVVDKALKDLDIPVTALFSTLGRTAARGLECTLVTDWALDFYHQLVDNIKNGDTRMANMEKFNPNTWPKQAIGVGYAEAPRGALAHWINIENEKIANYQLVVPTTWNASPRDGKGQLSAYEAALIDTPVADEKQPLEILRTIHSFDPCLACAVHLYDEHGNHINRVSVLEA; from the coding sequence ATGAGCAAAAGAATCGTAGTAGATCCCGTTACCCGCATCGAAGGCCACCTGCGCATCGAAGCGGAAATAGAGAACGGTAAGATAAAGGACGCCTTCAGCAGCGGCACTATGGTGCGCCTGCTGGAAGAGATCCTGCGCAACCGTGATCCCCGTGACGCCTGGGCCATTGTAGGCCGCGTATGCGGCGTATGTACACCTGTCCACTCCCTCACTTCCGTCCGTTGTGTGGAAGATGCACTGGATATCGCTGTACCACCCAATGCCGAGCTGGTACGTAATATTATGTACTGCTCCGCTTTCATGCATGACCACGTAGTGCATTTCTATCACCTCCATGCCATGGATTGGGTAGATGTGGTCAACGCCCTGAAAGCCGATCCCAACGAAACCTCCCGGCTGGCGCAATCCATTTCCAGCTGGCCTAAAAGCTCGCCCGGTTATTTCAAAGACCTGCAGACCCGCATCAAAAAACTGGTGGACAGCGGTCAGCTGGGCATCTTCACCAACGGCTACTGGGGACACCCCGCCTATAAACTGCCGCCCGAAGTGAACCTGATAGGCCTGGCCCACTACCTCGAAGCGCTGGAATGGCAGAAAGAGATCGTGAAAGTGCAGGCCGTCTTTGGCGGTAAGAACCCGCACCCCAATTACCTGGTGGGCGGCATGGCCTGCGCCATCAGTATTGATGACGTGAGCGGCCTCAATGCGGAGCGACTGGCACTGGTTAAACAATTACTGGAAGACGGGAAGAAATTTGTGGAGCAGGTCTATATCCCCGACCTGATGGCCATTGCCTCTTTCTACAAGGACTGGGGCAGCATTGGCGGTGGACTGGGCAATTACCTGGTCTATGGTGATCTGCCCTGGAATGGCTTCCGCGATGCATCTTCATTCAAATTCCCACCCGGCGCCATCCTCAACAAAGACCTCTCTAAAGTATATGATGTCAACCTCCGGGATGATGCCGAAGTACAGGAATTCATCACCAATTCCTGGTATGAATACAAAGGCGGTAAGGACGTAGGCCTGCATCCCTGGAAAGGCGAAAGCAAAATAAAATATACCGGCCCTATGCCGCCCTTCGAACACCTGGATACCGACCAGGCATACAGCTACCTCAAAACACCACGGTGGAAAGGTCATGCCATGGAGGTAGGTCCGCTGGCACGCGTGCTGGTGGGCTACGCCCGTGGCAGGGAAGAATACAAGACCGTAGTGGACAAAGCCCTTAAAGACCTGGACATACCGGTAACCGCGCTGTTCTCTACTTTGGGACGAACCGCAGCCCGCGGCCTGGAATGCACACTGGTGACGGACTGGGCCCTCGACTTCTACCACCAGCTGGTAGACAATATCAAAAATGGTGATACGCGGATGGCCAATATGGAAAAGTTCAATCCGAATACCTGGCCCAAACAGGCCATTGGCGTGGGTTATGCGGAAGCGCCACGCGGCGCCCTGGCCCACTGGATCAATATAGAAAATGAAAAGATCGCCAACTACCAGCTGGTGGTGCCCACTACCTGGAATGCTTCGCCCCGCGACGGCAAAGGCCAGCTCTCCGCCTATGAAGCTGCGCTGATAGATACACCGGTAGCGGATGAAAAGCAGCCGTTGGAGATCCTGCGGACCATACACTCGTTTGATCCCTGTCTGGCATGTGCGGTACACCTCTATGACGAACACGGTAACCATATCAACCGGGTAAGCGTGCTCGAAGCTTAA
- a CDS encoding hydrogenase maturation protease, with amino-acid sequence MQPENKVLLLGIGNYLMGDEGIGVHIAQRLAAAGPPPGLDILDGGTGGFHLLEYFEQYPQVILVDATLDGRPPGTIRLITPRFASDFPQAMSTHDIGLKDLVGALQLLGRMPDIQLLVVSIDSIQQQGTELTEEIEKVVPEIIEKVNYLAGIEKMINN; translated from the coding sequence ATGCAACCAGAAAATAAAGTGCTGTTACTGGGTATTGGGAATTATTTAATGGGCGATGAAGGGATTGGCGTACATATAGCCCAGCGCCTGGCCGCGGCCGGCCCGCCCCCCGGCCTCGATATCCTCGACGGCGGCACCGGCGGCTTTCACCTCCTGGAATATTTTGAACAATACCCACAGGTGATCCTTGTTGACGCCACGCTTGATGGCCGCCCTCCTGGCACTATCCGGCTGATCACACCACGTTTTGCATCAGACTTTCCCCAGGCTATGAGCACGCATGATATCGGGCTCAAGGACCTGGTAGGCGCGCTGCAATTGCTCGGCCGCATGCCGGATATCCAGCTGCTGGTGGTGAGTATTGATAGTATACAGCAGCAGGGTACTGAATTGACGGAGGAAATTGAGAAGGTGGTGCCGGAGATAATAGAAAAGGTGAACTACCTGGCGGGGATTGAAAAAATGATCAACAACTGA
- a CDS encoding tetratricopeptide repeat protein, translated as MKDCLELLFAGLLFAVLSSCTESDPGSCSRFNRVYPEALNKEKDNPDTMKLLAVLDNILDRSPDCIDALLTRADLLAGAEQLADAKRDYTSVIKKKKNNTIALYSLGIMFYDEKNYDSALYYFDKAVSTKGFNGFVLDHPANDLLPVDSNAKYDVWSHEIFYYQGLAHYYKGSFQQAKAIFEYCISSGYQVGEAYLYCGGIAIQQGDTKGACEQFRMAKLFQCERAGEFITKFCK; from the coding sequence ATGAAAGATTGTTTGGAACTATTATTTGCCGGATTGCTTTTTGCTGTTTTATCAAGCTGTACAGAGAGTGATCCTGGTAGTTGCAGCCGGTTTAACCGGGTATATCCGGAAGCGTTGAATAAGGAAAAAGATAATCCGGATACGATGAAACTGCTTGCTGTATTGGATAATATACTGGATAGATCCCCGGATTGTATAGATGCTCTGCTGACAAGGGCAGATCTGCTTGCAGGCGCTGAACAACTTGCTGATGCAAAACGGGATTATACCAGTGTGATAAAGAAGAAAAAGAATAACACTATTGCTTTATACAGCCTGGGCATAATGTTTTATGACGAAAAGAATTATGATTCAGCCTTGTATTATTTTGATAAAGCTGTGTCTACAAAAGGCTTCAATGGTTTTGTGCTGGATCATCCTGCTAATGACCTTTTGCCCGTCGATTCCAACGCCAAATATGATGTATGGTCTCATGAAATATTCTACTACCAGGGATTGGCTCATTACTACAAAGGTAGTTTTCAGCAGGCAAAGGCTATTTTTGAGTATTGCATCAGTAGCGGTTATCAGGTTGGTGAGGCTTATTTGTACTGTGGCGGCATCGCTATTCAGCAGGGGGATACAAAAGGAGCCTGCGAGCAATTCAGGATGGCTAAACTGTTTCAGTGTGAAAGAGCGGGTGAGTTTATTACAAAATTTTGCAAGTAA
- a CDS encoding hydrogenase maturation protease — translation MKGIGVHIAQRMAAAAPGFDVLDGGIGGFHLVEYFEQYPQVILVDATLDGRPPGTTQLITPSFASDFSQAMSTHDIGLKDQVGALQLLGRMPVIQLLVVSIDSIQQQGTGLTEEMEKVVPEIMHEVERLSETVMAQN, via the coding sequence TTGAAGGGCATTGGCGTACATATAGCCCAGCGCATGGCGGCGGCCGCCCCCGGCTTCGATGTCCTTGACGGCGGCATCGGCGGTTTTCACCTGGTGGAATATTTTGAACAGTACCCGCAGGTGATCCTCGTTGACGCCACACTTGACGGTCGTCCCCCGGGCACTACCCAGCTGATCACGCCGAGTTTTGCATCAGACTTTTCCCAGGCTATGAGCACGCATGATATCGGGCTCAAAGACCAGGTAGGCGCACTGCAGCTGCTGGGCCGCATGCCGGTCATTCAGCTGCTGGTGGTGAGCATTGATAGCATCCAGCAGCAGGGAACCGGGCTGACGGAAGAGATGGAGAAGGTGGTGCCGGAGATCATGCATGAAGTGGAACGGTTGTCAGAAACGGTAATGGCTCAAAATTAG
- the cybH gene encoding Ni/Fe-hydrogenase, b-type cytochrome subunit — protein sequence MATKKYLHVHRLRRVYVWELPVRVYHWLNAAVMIVLIVTGFYIANPPALTSGKEASFQFLMGWMRFFHFVAAYIFFFNFLFRLYWGFTGNKWANWKQFIPTNKRFFQEMWQVFKIDILMMKGKEHMSVGHNAMAGFIYFFTFIAFGVQCLTGFGLYASMSDWWLPRLFAWVPAMLGGDILTRQIHHWCMWFFILFAVIHVYLVFYHDYVEGRGEISSMGGGWKFIEEEAFKKEENTAPDRSELPGKEGHPGTA from the coding sequence ATGGCTACCAAGAAATATCTGCATGTTCACCGGCTGCGCCGGGTCTATGTCTGGGAGTTGCCGGTCCGTGTATACCATTGGCTCAATGCCGCTGTGATGATCGTGCTGATCGTCACAGGATTTTATATTGCCAACCCACCCGCCCTTACCAGTGGTAAAGAGGCCAGCTTTCAGTTCCTGATGGGCTGGATGCGCTTTTTCCATTTTGTGGCGGCCTATATCTTCTTCTTCAATTTCCTGTTCCGCCTGTACTGGGGATTTACGGGTAATAAATGGGCCAACTGGAAACAGTTCATCCCTACCAACAAGCGGTTCTTCCAGGAAATGTGGCAGGTGTTCAAGATCGATATCCTGATGATGAAGGGGAAGGAGCATATGTCGGTAGGACATAACGCCATGGCAGGTTTCATCTATTTCTTTACGTTCATCGCCTTCGGCGTCCAGTGCCTTACCGGCTTTGGGCTTTATGCCAGTATGAGCGACTGGTGGCTGCCCAGACTCTTTGCCTGGGTACCGGCCATGCTGGGTGGTGATATCCTCACCCGCCAGATCCATCACTGGTGTATGTGGTTCTTTATCCTTTTTGCCGTGATCCATGTGTACCTCGTGTTCTACCACGACTACGTGGAAGGCCGGGGTGAGATCAGCAGCATGGGTGGCGGCTGGAAATTCATTGAAGAAGAAGCATTCAAAAAAGAAGAGAATACCGCTCCCGACCGGAGCGAACTGCCGGGCAAAGAAGGACACCCGGGTACGGCCTGA
- a CDS encoding hydrogenase small subunit produces MRNNNDAKPLTYYEEMRGKGYSRRDFLQFVTMMAAFMGLEKSLVGQVATALETKSRIPVIWLHFQECTCCSESFIRSSHPIVADILLDQISLDYTETLMAASGFQAEEAMQQTMTKYKGEYILCVEGSVPTAANGVYCMIGGKTSQQILEEASANAKAVIAWGSCACNGCVQAAKPNPTSATPIHKLIKDKPVIKVPGCPPIGEVMAGVIVHLVTFGRIPQLDALGRPKAFYSKRVHDTCYRRPFFDAGLYVESFDDENAKKGYCLYKVGCKGPVTYNACGVTKWNGGTSFPIQSGHGCIGCSEENYWDNGRLYERASAFAGFGIEANADLVGKLALGATAAGLAGHAVMTNIRKNKIIRDLTEEGKQNEQESEKIGDDH; encoded by the coding sequence ATGCGTAACAACAACGATGCTAAGCCATTGACGTATTATGAGGAGATGCGTGGCAAGGGCTATTCCCGCCGCGACTTCCTCCAGTTCGTTACTATGATGGCTGCCTTCATGGGACTTGAGAAATCTCTTGTAGGACAGGTAGCTACTGCCCTGGAGACCAAATCGCGGATCCCGGTGATCTGGCTGCACTTCCAGGAATGTACCTGCTGCAGTGAAAGTTTTATCCGGTCCTCCCACCCTATTGTGGCGGACATCCTGCTGGACCAGATCTCGCTGGACTATACCGAAACGCTGATGGCGGCATCGGGTTTCCAGGCGGAGGAGGCCATGCAACAAACAATGACCAAATACAAAGGAGAGTACATCCTTTGTGTGGAGGGCAGCGTGCCCACCGCCGCCAACGGCGTGTATTGCATGATAGGCGGCAAAACCTCCCAGCAGATCCTGGAAGAGGCCTCCGCCAATGCAAAAGCAGTGATTGCCTGGGGCAGCTGCGCCTGCAATGGTTGCGTACAGGCTGCCAAGCCCAACCCCACTTCCGCCACGCCTATCCACAAGCTGATAAAAGACAAGCCCGTGATCAAAGTGCCCGGCTGCCCGCCCATTGGCGAAGTAATGGCCGGCGTGATTGTTCACCTGGTGACCTTTGGCCGTATCCCGCAGCTGGATGCCCTGGGCCGTCCCAAAGCCTTTTACAGCAAAAGGGTGCATGACACCTGCTACCGCCGGCCCTTTTTTGATGCCGGGCTTTACGTGGAGAGCTTTGATGACGAGAACGCAAAAAAAGGATACTGTTTATATAAGGTGGGCTGTAAGGGCCCTGTTACCTATAATGCCTGTGGCGTCACCAAATGGAATGGCGGCACCAGCTTCCCGATCCAGTCGGGCCATGGCTGTATTGGCTGCAGCGAAGAGAACTACTGGGACAATGGCCGCCTCTATGAAAGAGCCTCGGCCTTTGCGGGCTTTGGCATTGAGGCCAATGCCGACCTGGTAGGTAAACTGGCGCTGGGCGCCACCGCAGCAGGCCTGGCCGGTCATGCCGTCATGACCAATATCCGGAAGAACAAGATCATCCGCGATCTGACGGAAGAAGGCAAACAGAACGAACAGGAAAGTGAAAAGATCGGTGACGATCATTAA